One window from the genome of Erwinia sorbitola encodes:
- a CDS encoding DUF1365 domain-containing protein, which produces MNSVLYSGHVRHRRFTPVEHQFSYRIFMPLIDLDELPLLKSVGIGNRRLCAASFSEDDFLGGGGNIKQRAQARIAALTGEQLSGRVMLLTQLRYFGCSFNPVNLYYLYDAADTLRWMLAEVRNTPWNERHTYAVKPDGSETTNKAFHVSPFNPMEMVYHWRLSPPAKSLMVHIENHREGREFDATLHLRRQPLTRQTLRYFLWRFPLMTVRTALAIYWQAWKLWRKGAPVYDHRKPEK; this is translated from the coding sequence ATGAACAGCGTGCTGTACAGCGGCCACGTACGCCACCGCCGTTTCACTCCGGTAGAGCATCAGTTCAGCTACCGCATCTTTATGCCGCTGATTGATCTGGATGAGCTGCCGCTGCTGAAAAGCGTCGGTATTGGTAACCGTCGTCTGTGCGCCGCCAGCTTCAGTGAGGACGACTTCCTCGGCGGTGGCGGCAATATCAAGCAGCGTGCACAGGCGCGCATTGCCGCACTGACCGGTGAACAACTCTCCGGCCGGGTGATGCTGCTGACGCAGCTGCGCTACTTTGGCTGCTCGTTTAATCCGGTCAATCTTTACTATCTCTACGATGCGGCTGACACCCTGCGCTGGATGCTGGCCGAGGTCCGTAATACGCCGTGGAATGAGCGCCATACCTATGCGGTCAAACCCGACGGTAGCGAAACGACGAACAAAGCATTTCACGTCTCGCCTTTTAACCCCATGGAGATGGTTTATCACTGGCGGCTGTCCCCGCCAGCTAAATCTTTGATGGTGCATATTGAGAACCACCGTGAAGGGCGTGAGTTTGACGCCACGCTTCATTTACGTCGTCAGCCACTGACCCGGCAAACGCTGCGCTATTTTCTCTGGCGCTTTCCGCTGATGACAGTTCGTACCGCGCTGGCAATTTACTGGCAGGCGTGGAAACTTTGGCGCAAAGGTGCGCCGGTATATGACCACCGTAAGCCGGAGAAATAA
- a CDS encoding SAM-dependent methyltransferase, translating into MTGTEFSLTRREKTGKRFSASRRVIFSLLSALEGAGLTLHDPHLGTQFFGDAQAALQAEVMVHHSRTYRRMLLGGSIAAAEAYMDGEWETPDLTAVILTLAQNSRVADKLEARLSWLTAPFNQLLHALRRNNVRQAKRNIAAHYDLGNDFYTTFLDEAMLYSSAWFSQPEMTLEQAQQAKMKRLCVKLALSPHDHLLEIGSGWGAMAEFAAREYGCRVTTTTISREQYVYCCQRIAAAGLSDRVTVLCEDYRNLSGQYDKIVSIEMIEAVGKTYIPLFIQRCQQLLKPGGRLALQAITISEERFDSYSRGVDFIQRYIFPGGFLPSVSLLQNTLREVSDFSEIDQLEIGMDYAQTLQLWRRRFDNAWPQLAKGRFDERFRRMWLFYLCYCEAGFRAQTIGTIQLTLQRA; encoded by the coding sequence ATGACTGGCACTGAATTCAGCCTGACACGCCGTGAAAAAACGGGTAAACGTTTCTCCGCATCACGCCGGGTGATCTTTTCCCTGCTGAGTGCGCTCGAAGGGGCCGGATTAACGCTGCATGACCCGCATCTTGGCACCCAGTTTTTCGGCGATGCCCAGGCGGCGCTCCAGGCGGAAGTGATGGTGCATCATTCACGCACCTATCGCCGCATGCTGCTGGGCGGCAGTATTGCTGCGGCAGAAGCCTATATGGATGGCGAGTGGGAAACCCCGGATCTCACTGCCGTGATTCTGACGCTGGCACAAAACAGCCGTGTCGCCGATAAACTGGAAGCACGCCTTAGCTGGCTGACCGCACCGTTTAATCAGCTGTTACATGCGCTGCGTCGTAATAATGTGCGCCAGGCGAAACGTAATATTGCGGCTCATTACGATCTCGGCAACGACTTCTATACAACATTCCTTGATGAGGCGATGCTCTATTCCAGCGCCTGGTTTTCGCAGCCGGAGATGACGCTGGAGCAGGCTCAACAGGCCAAGATGAAGCGACTGTGTGTCAAACTGGCGTTAAGCCCCCATGACCATCTGCTGGAGATCGGCAGCGGATGGGGTGCCATGGCTGAGTTTGCCGCGCGGGAATATGGCTGTCGGGTCACCACCACCACAATCTCCCGCGAGCAGTATGTTTACTGCTGTCAGCGAATCGCTGCGGCCGGTCTCAGCGACCGCGTAACGGTACTGTGCGAGGACTACCGTAATCTTAGCGGCCAGTATGACAAAATCGTCTCAATCGAGATGATCGAAGCGGTAGGCAAAACTTATATTCCACTGTTTATTCAGCGCTGCCAGCAGTTGTTGAAACCGGGGGGCCGCCTGGCACTTCAGGCGATCACTATCAGTGAAGAGCGCTTTGACAGCTATTCTCGCGGCGTGGACTTTATTCAACGCTATATTTTTCCCGGCGGTTTTTTGCCGTCGGTCAGCCTGCTGCAAAACACGCTGCGCGAGGTTAGCGATTTCAGCGAAATTGACCAGCTTGAAATCGGCATGGACTACGCGCAAACCCTGCAACTGTGGCGGCGGCGCTTTGATAATGCCTGGCCGCAGCTGGCGAAGGGACGCTTTGACGAACGATTCCGCCGGATGTGGCTTTTCTATCTGTGCTACTGCGAGGCAGGATTCCGCGCTCAGACCATCGGCACCATACAGCTGACGTTACAGCGCGCATGA
- a CDS encoding DUF2878 domain-containing protein, which translates to MSRLRFWLLTFSFDIYWGLAVGLRERIWLLLGGSALFAWLLCPRDIKLRVLLAALGGIALDSLWLKLDLFSFSGSAGFPAWMLALWLMFACWWWLTLSRFALNRRWQVAIGALGGPFSYLVGERLGGLQWHQPPVVVLTALAVGWALYLPFASSLLRRKE; encoded by the coding sequence ATGAGCCGCTTGCGCTTCTGGCTGCTGACCTTCTCCTTCGATATCTACTGGGGGCTGGCCGTGGGGCTGCGGGAGCGTATCTGGCTGCTGCTGGGCGGTAGCGCGCTGTTCGCCTGGCTGCTGTGCCCGCGTGATATTAAGCTGCGGGTGCTGCTGGCTGCGCTGGGCGGTATCGCACTGGACAGCCTGTGGCTGAAGCTGGATCTGTTCAGCTTTAGCGGCAGCGCAGGCTTTCCTGCCTGGATGCTGGCACTGTGGCTGATGTTTGCCTGCTGGTGGTGGCTGACCCTCAGCCGCTTTGCGCTTAACCGGCGCTGGCAGGTGGCCATCGGTGCTCTGGGCGGGCCATTTTCTTACCTTGTTGGAGAGCGATTGGGCGGCCTTCAATGGCATCAGCCACCGGTGGTTGTGCTGACTGCGCTGGCCGTTGGCTGGGCGCTATATCTCCCCTTCGCCAGTAGTTTGCTCAGGAGAAAAGAATGA
- a CDS encoding RES family NAD+ phosphorylase: protein MAKESSTEKGFSTLLPPGASVDINIRRLPAGLCLYRIHRQQFAGDSFNNTVTGNARFSPIFDRQGNVIPTLYAGDTTKVALCEVIFHDMDISQSAIVYPVSELNAFRHSQLVTAAPLLLASLDLPSLIKMRAGKKLIHSDASDYQITRQWAEAIHYQYPQVHGLTWPSRQHEGDAWLFFGDRINGELQLNGRGTQQLTRYPVVGELLSLADRMGIYLEE, encoded by the coding sequence ATGGCTAAGGAGAGCAGCACTGAAAAGGGATTTTCGACGCTATTACCGCCAGGTGCGTCAGTCGATATTAACATCCGGAGGCTGCCAGCCGGCCTTTGCCTGTATCGTATCCATCGCCAACAGTTCGCTGGCGACAGCTTTAACAATACCGTTACGGGCAACGCCCGCTTTAGTCCGATTTTCGATCGGCAAGGTAATGTTATTCCCACGCTGTATGCGGGAGACACCACCAAAGTAGCGCTGTGTGAGGTGATTTTTCACGATATGGATATCTCACAAAGCGCTATTGTCTATCCGGTCAGCGAACTGAATGCTTTTCGTCACAGCCAGCTGGTGACGGCTGCCCCACTACTGCTGGCCAGCCTTGACTTACCTTCGCTGATAAAAATGCGCGCAGGGAAAAAGCTGATTCATTCCGATGCCAGCGATTACCAGATTACGCGCCAGTGGGCCGAGGCGATTCACTATCAATATCCGCAGGTGCATGGGTTAACCTGGCCTTCACGCCAGCATGAAGGTGATGCCTGGCTGTTTTTTGGCGACCGGATTAACGGTGAGTTGCAGCTAAACGGCAGGGGAACGCAGCAACTGACCCGTTATCCGGTCGTTGGCGAACTGCTCTCTCTGGCTGACCGAATGGGGATATATCTGGAGGAGTGA
- a CDS encoding oxygenase MpaB family protein produces the protein MVNFRDKIQQQVFRINGLSLNEFDLSQPPGDPGLYGPDSIIWRVHGDFPSMLCGGIAALLLQMQHPLALAGVWDHSSFREDMMGRLRRTSQFIAVTTFGNTADAQTLIERVKRIHLRVKGVDALGQPYDASDPQLLTWVHVAETYCFLAAHLRYKNPHLSPADQDRYYAEAALVAEALGAKDVPDSVLAVDAYIQTMRPQLRCDERTQEVLSLLLNAPAPTWQARPAMNAMLQGGIELLPDWAQQAFGLRYSPLRRRFIRLHIVIIARLLRWAISRGAYQRAMTRVGR, from the coding sequence ATGGTCAATTTTCGCGATAAAATTCAACAACAGGTGTTTCGTATCAACGGCCTGTCGTTAAATGAGTTCGATCTGTCTCAACCACCGGGTGACCCCGGTCTGTACGGGCCGGATAGCATTATATGGCGCGTACACGGTGATTTCCCCTCAATGTTGTGTGGCGGCATTGCCGCACTGTTACTGCAAATGCAGCACCCGCTGGCGCTTGCCGGGGTGTGGGATCACTCCTCCTTCCGTGAAGATATGATGGGTCGGCTGCGCCGGACCAGCCAGTTTATTGCCGTCACTACCTTTGGTAACACCGCCGATGCGCAAACGCTTATTGAACGCGTTAAGCGAATCCACCTGCGTGTAAAGGGCGTGGATGCGCTGGGGCAGCCCTATGATGCCAGCGATCCCCAGCTGCTGACATGGGTACATGTGGCGGAAACCTACTGTTTCCTTGCCGCCCATCTGCGTTATAAAAATCCTCATCTCAGCCCGGCGGATCAGGATCGTTACTATGCAGAAGCGGCATTAGTGGCTGAAGCGCTGGGGGCTAAAGATGTGCCCGACAGCGTGCTGGCCGTCGATGCTTATATTCAGACGATGCGTCCGCAGCTGCGCTGTGATGAGCGTACGCAGGAGGTGCTGTCGCTGCTGCTGAATGCGCCAGCACCAACCTGGCAGGCCCGCCCGGCAATGAACGCGATGTTGCAGGGGGGCATTGAACTGCTGCCGGACTGGGCACAGCAGGCATTTGGCCTGCGCTATTCACCCTTACGGCGGCGCTTTATACGCCTGCATATCGTTATTATTGCCCGACTGCTGCGCTGGGCGATCTCACGAGGTGCATATCAGCGAGCCATGACCAGGGTTGGGCGTTAA
- a CDS encoding methyl-accepting chemotaxis protein has protein sequence MFKTTQARFTLLIVSFFALLLLITVVVIKLFVAPQLATNESRLVRYEVETIGASITEMMNRVQAQQRSITESVAVLESNSIDHVLPALVNQYQDVDVFGGGVWPLPRLRDAEKDKFSSFFARDSSNTLQVNTFWNSAEAPNYYEQSWYKDGMAAPKGQCAWAKAYQDAASPQPRTNCAMAIYRNGSVWGVSTIDVTLGFFNHLAKQMGEAIQGSALIVEADGKVVGDASLVDGTAKLRNLTELDTPMAKALSENLSKASGGSPQEIRYEGDDGSHTLMIQQISGSPWFLASDVPSALLAQQTSSILTRLGLVQIPLAIVLLLVLLGFIRAMMNRLKGLNDNILALSTGGADLTQRLPASNSPEFNAVAQSFNNFIGYLQGLMQQVGDSALAITAASREIASGNLDLSSRTEEQSSSIVETAASMEELTGTVRQNADNATHANQLAADASQVAKRGSSVVQRVVATMGEINSSSRKVVDIISVIDSIAFQTNILALNAAVEAARAGEQGRGFAVVASEVRNLAQRSANSAREIKKLIEESVSNIDEGSLLVQQAGSTMDELMSGVSSVNTLMAEIMSASREQSMGIDQINTAITQLDSTTQQNAALVEQVSAAAQAMEEQSVQLEKVVSSFKL, from the coding sequence ATGTTTAAAACAACCCAGGCCAGATTTACCCTGCTGATTGTCAGCTTTTTTGCACTACTGCTGCTGATCACCGTGGTGGTGATTAAGTTATTTGTAGCCCCCCAGCTCGCGACTAACGAGAGCCGCCTGGTGCGCTATGAAGTGGAAACTATTGGTGCCAGCATTACGGAAATGATGAACCGTGTGCAGGCTCAACAGCGCAGTATCACCGAGTCGGTAGCGGTACTGGAGAGCAACAGCATAGATCACGTGCTGCCTGCGCTGGTGAATCAGTATCAGGATGTCGATGTCTTCGGCGGCGGCGTCTGGCCGTTACCGCGCCTGCGTGATGCGGAAAAAGATAAATTCAGCAGTTTCTTCGCTCGTGACAGTAGCAACACCTTGCAGGTCAACACCTTCTGGAACTCTGCCGAGGCTCCGAATTACTACGAGCAGTCCTGGTACAAAGACGGTATGGCTGCGCCAAAAGGGCAGTGTGCCTGGGCGAAAGCCTATCAGGATGCTGCCAGTCCGCAGCCGCGAACCAACTGCGCTATGGCTATTTATCGCAACGGCAGCGTCTGGGGCGTCTCAACCATTGATGTCACGCTGGGCTTCTTTAATCATCTGGCGAAGCAGATGGGTGAGGCGATTCAGGGCAGTGCGCTGATTGTGGAAGCGGACGGTAAAGTAGTGGGCGACGCCAGCCTGGTGGATGGGACAGCGAAACTGCGCAATCTGACAGAACTGGATACGCCGATGGCAAAAGCGCTGAGTGAGAACCTCAGCAAAGCCAGCGGTGGCAGCCCGCAGGAGATCCGCTATGAAGGTGATGATGGCAGCCATACGTTGATGATTCAGCAGATTAGCGGCAGTCCGTGGTTCCTTGCCAGCGATGTACCCAGCGCGCTGTTAGCGCAGCAGACCAGTTCTATCCTGACACGCCTTGGTCTGGTGCAAATTCCTTTGGCTATCGTACTGCTTCTTGTGCTGCTCGGCTTTATCCGCGCGATGATGAATCGCCTGAAAGGATTGAATGACAATATCCTGGCGCTCTCAACCGGCGGAGCGGATTTAACCCAGCGCCTGCCTGCCAGCAACAGCCCGGAATTCAATGCGGTGGCGCAGAGTTTCAATAATTTCATCGGTTATCTACAGGGCCTGATGCAGCAGGTGGGTGACAGTGCGCTGGCGATTACCGCCGCGTCACGGGAAATTGCCAGCGGTAACCTGGATCTTTCGTCGCGCACTGAAGAGCAATCCAGCTCCATTGTTGAAACTGCGGCATCCATGGAAGAGCTGACCGGCACCGTGCGGCAAAATGCCGACAATGCCACCCATGCAAATCAGCTGGCTGCTGATGCTTCACAGGTGGCAAAACGCGGATCCAGCGTAGTGCAGCGGGTGGTGGCGACGATGGGCGAGATTAACAGCTCATCGCGCAAGGTGGTGGATATTATCAGCGTAATCGACAGTATCGCCTTCCAGACCAACATCCTGGCGCTAAACGCAGCGGTGGAAGCCGCGCGCGCAGGTGAACAGGGGCGCGGTTTTGCCGTGGTGGCCTCTGAGGTACGCAATCTGGCCCAGCGTTCGGCGAATTCGGCGCGGGAAATCAAAAAGCTGATTGAAGAGTCGGTATCGAATATTGATGAGGGCAGTCTGCTGGTGCAGCAGGCCGGAAGTACGATGGATGAACTGATGAGCGGCGTCAGCAGTGTTAATACGCTGATGGCGGAGATTATGTCTGCCAGCCGTGAGCAGAGTATGGGTATTGACCAGATTAATACTGCCATCACTCAGCTTGACAGCACCACGCAGCAAAATGCCGCGCTGGTCGAGCAGGTTTCTGCCGCCGCTCAGGCGATGGAGGAACAGAGCGTTCAGTTAGAAAAAGTTGTCAGCAGCTTCAAACTCTGA
- a CDS encoding DUF2384 domain-containing protein codes for MSVKTTPEIPDTINLFNGQQLRNMAAEESAEYLVINVNQFKDATPPAGGNGDVLRKKLEKLVSNPLLDPSLALAFFEIAQKLLVPARRKTRIAPAVSKQNTIFDGYEQFRANNTQRQQDIRALVLSEGEWLSSGELSDRAHFTNANRSAGPNAWKRRGKTFAISIEGHDRYPDYAFDEAWQPLPVVKQVLEIFEGTRTSWSLAAWFISENSWLAGRRPKDLLNSDPQAVIKAAQQARSGAQHG; via the coding sequence ATGTCAGTAAAAACTACGCCAGAAATACCGGACACGATTAACCTGTTCAACGGTCAACAGTTGCGCAATATGGCAGCTGAAGAGAGCGCTGAATATCTGGTTATTAATGTTAATCAGTTTAAAGACGCCACCCCACCCGCTGGGGGAAATGGTGACGTCTTACGTAAAAAACTGGAGAAACTGGTTAGTAACCCACTGCTCGACCCCTCCCTCGCTCTGGCTTTCTTCGAGATCGCCCAAAAACTGCTGGTGCCTGCACGTCGAAAAACACGCATCGCTCCCGCAGTCAGCAAACAAAACACAATTTTCGATGGTTATGAGCAATTCAGGGCCAATAACACCCAGCGACAGCAGGATATTCGCGCCCTTGTTCTGAGTGAAGGAGAGTGGCTCAGTTCCGGTGAGCTATCCGATCGCGCCCACTTTACGAATGCTAACCGCAGCGCCGGACCGAATGCCTGGAAACGGCGCGGTAAAACCTTTGCCATCAGTATTGAAGGGCATGATCGCTACCCTGACTACGCGTTTGATGAGGCCTGGCAACCCCTGCCAGTGGTAAAACAGGTGCTGGAAATTTTCGAGGGGACGCGTACCTCCTGGTCACTCGCCGCCTGGTTTATCAGCGAAAACAGCTGGCTGGCCGGGCGCAGGCCAAAAGATTTGCTGAACAGCGATCCTCAGGCAGTCATTAAAGCCGCCCAACAGGCAAGATCGGGGGCACAGCATGGCTAA
- a CDS encoding protein YohO, whose amino-acid sequence MNWQKIGVVCIFLLMALGGVGGVMLAGYTFIVRS is encoded by the coding sequence ATGAACTGGCAAAAGATTGGTGTGGTGTGTATTTTTCTGCTGATGGCGCTGGGCGGAGTTGGCGGTGTGATGCTGGCCGGGTATACCTTCATCGTTCGCTCCTGA
- a CDS encoding DUF3833 domain-containing protein codes for MWKSLILALSLLLAGCGTTLDEYQQAQPKIDIFSWFNGESRAWGMVQDYSGKQIRRFEVAIRGQVVGETLTLNEQFVYDDGEKQTRVWHIRRLADGSYVGTAGDIIGTAQGHASGNAFNWRYTMTVKTDDSSYKLNFDDWIYQQDAQHLMNVTSMKKFGIEVARVTLFFSKQPVTPQ; via the coding sequence ATGTGGAAATCCCTGATACTGGCTCTCAGTTTGCTGCTCGCTGGCTGCGGCACCACGCTGGATGAGTACCAGCAGGCCCAGCCCAAAATTGATATTTTTAGCTGGTTTAACGGTGAATCCCGCGCCTGGGGAATGGTGCAGGATTACAGCGGCAAGCAAATCCGTCGCTTTGAGGTGGCGATCAGGGGCCAGGTGGTAGGTGAAACGCTGACGCTGAACGAACAATTTGTTTATGACGACGGCGAGAAGCAGACGCGTGTCTGGCATATCCGCCGCCTGGCCGACGGCAGTTATGTGGGCACCGCGGGAGATATAATCGGCACGGCGCAGGGGCATGCCAGCGGTAACGCCTTCAACTGGCGTTATACCATGACGGTAAAAACCGATGACAGCAGCTACAAACTTAACTTTGACGACTGGATTTACCAGCAGGATGCTCAACATCTGATGAACGTGACATCAATGAAAAAATTCGGCATTGAAGTGGCGCGCGTCACTCTGTTTTTCTCCAAACAGCCCGTTACGCCACAATAA
- a CDS encoding suppressor of fused domain protein, with protein sequence MTQPYQIAEVTNQQQTLIAIVEQDERTAYFYIWPTDVFRQQFAVRGCWLRNLLPAPLQEDTEAMQQGTPPLLSAEYCRTLAAEPMLDPAGLQVIWEPTDDGAALWYHGQLLAVIPGWSLYQDQQVSFSAGCIKANRLTSPLGSASTNKNYAAAHQHRQFWREWHDGQLWEPFQQEMLQCYEAHYGESLKYYSIDQGNWPPMAISQHYHEGSWYFLTLGMSIRPMPWVDFLFEDLAPEYRRTELAMAIDGEVMTEENAVQMASALAGFAHMPWARLSWLGEGHTLESSVAPMGFEGFILSSALARESGQFPLPKREGEKVNLLWAAPITQLEREFAQAEENGGLELVARLLQYGGGHIFRARQQVVESGE encoded by the coding sequence ATGACACAGCCCTATCAGATTGCTGAAGTAACCAATCAGCAACAGACGCTAATCGCAATAGTCGAGCAGGATGAGCGTACCGCTTATTTTTATATCTGGCCGACAGACGTTTTTCGTCAGCAGTTTGCCGTTCGCGGCTGCTGGCTGCGTAATCTATTGCCCGCCCCCTTGCAGGAAGATACGGAAGCAATGCAGCAAGGGACGCCACCGCTACTCAGTGCTGAATATTGCCGTACCCTGGCCGCAGAGCCAATGCTGGATCCGGCCGGGTTGCAGGTGATCTGGGAGCCGACCGATGACGGTGCCGCTCTGTGGTATCACGGGCAGCTGCTGGCGGTAATCCCGGGCTGGAGCCTCTATCAGGATCAGCAAGTAAGCTTTTCTGCGGGCTGCATCAAGGCGAATCGCCTGACCTCGCCGCTCGGTTCAGCATCGACAAATAAAAACTATGCCGCTGCACATCAGCACCGCCAGTTCTGGCGTGAATGGCATGACGGCCAGCTGTGGGAACCGTTTCAGCAGGAGATGCTGCAATGCTATGAAGCTCACTACGGTGAATCCCTGAAATATTACTCTATCGATCAGGGCAACTGGCCGCCGATGGCGATCTCACAGCATTATCATGAGGGAAGCTGGTACTTCCTTACGCTGGGTATGAGCATCAGGCCCATGCCGTGGGTCGATTTTCTGTTTGAGGATCTGGCCCCGGAATACCGGCGTACCGAGCTGGCAATGGCTATCGACGGCGAGGTAATGACAGAAGAGAACGCGGTGCAGATGGCCAGTGCGCTGGCCGGATTTGCGCATATGCCCTGGGCGCGTCTCAGCTGGCTGGGCGAAGGACATACGCTGGAATCTTCAGTTGCTCCGATGGGCTTTGAAGGCTTTATTCTCTCTTCCGCACTGGCTCGCGAAAGCGGGCAATTCCCGCTGCCAAAACGCGAAGGCGAGAAGGTTAACCTGCTCTGGGCAGCGCCAATCACCCAGCTTGAGCGGGAGTTTGCTCAGGCTGAAGAGAACGGCGGACTGGAGCTGGTAGCGCGTCTGTTGCAGTACGGCGGCGGACATATCTTCCGTGCCCGTCAGCAGGTAGTGGAATCGGGGGAATAA
- the idi gene encoding isopentenyl-diphosphate Delta-isomerase: MSAIEVILVDSQDRPTGKMEKMKVHEKGLLHRAITVYVFNSRHQLLLQRRASDKYHCGGLWSNTTCGHPYPQESTRDAAERRLSEEMGLNLTLQPVFELSYNLPLSNGLTEHEYGHVYFAISDEQPVINLEEADEWRYSSLAEIECEIEANPAQFTPWFLLTFSRIPSELARFIAQQ; encoded by the coding sequence ATGTCTGCAATTGAAGTTATCCTGGTCGATAGTCAAGATCGCCCAACTGGTAAGATGGAAAAAATGAAGGTTCACGAAAAAGGTCTGTTGCATCGTGCAATTACCGTTTACGTATTTAACTCTCGCCATCAGCTGCTGTTACAGCGTCGCGCCAGTGATAAATACCACTGTGGCGGATTGTGGAGTAATACCACCTGCGGGCACCCTTATCCGCAGGAATCTACACGTGATGCCGCAGAACGTCGTTTATCGGAAGAGATGGGACTGAATCTGACATTACAGCCCGTCTTTGAACTCAGCTATAACCTGCCGCTCAGTAATGGTCTTACCGAGCATGAATACGGTCATGTCTACTTTGCTATTAGCGATGAACAGCCGGTGATTAACCTGGAAGAGGCGGATGAGTGGCGCTACAGTTCGCTGGCCGAAATTGAGTGTGAAATAGAGGCCAACCCGGCACAGTTTACACCGTGGTTTCTGCTGACCTTTTCCCGCATTCCGTCCGAGCTGGCGCGTTTTATTGCGCAGCAGTAG